One Tenrec ecaudatus isolate mTenEca1 chromosome 12, mTenEca1.hap1, whole genome shotgun sequence DNA segment encodes these proteins:
- the SMIM26 gene encoding small integral membrane protein 26, whose amino-acid sequence MRNNQALAWYRRMSLVYGMGAWTVFGSMFLFGREKNKLPDEVEQKDVSPVELPEPPKGFYVETIVTYRDDFVPLPERIYNSLKSWTGGPGAES is encoded by the exons ATGCGTAACAACCAGGCCTTAGCCTGGTACCGGCGGATGTCCTTAGTCTACGGCATGGGCGCCTGGACTGTGTTCGGCTCCATGTTTTTGTTTGGCCGGGAAAAGAACAAGCTCCCAG atgaagttGAGCAAAAGGACGTTTCGCCGGTTGAACTACCTGAGCCCCCAAAAGGGTTTTATGTGGAGACGATAGTTACATACAGAGACGATTTTGTTCCACTTCCTGAGAGAATCTACAACTCTTTGAAATCGTGGACTGGTGGCCCTGGTGCAGAATCATGA